The genomic interval ACCGGTCGTAGATCATGTCACAGTTGTGGAGGGTGACACCTTGAAACACGGCTCGCAGGCTCCATCCACCCGTTTAATAAACACACAATTTTTGACAATCATCGTAAAAGAATACACGATCTCGCTGCTCGGCCACCACTTAGCGGGCgtatcatttttttaaatgactatCCAATGGTAAATCATAGTTTACATAACGAGAACAAACGGAGGTCCGTAATGAGCGGGCGGATGTTGGCAGGTTGTAATTTGGTGGTGTTTATAACGTGGGCACGCGGCGGCGGCCGGCGACAGACGACATGTGGGCGCGGGTGGTGCCGGTGCTGTGCGTGCtggcggcggcgctgcggggGGCGCACGCCCACCTGGACGGCGAGATGGCCGAGCTGGCCAAGATGCTGCGCGACAACTGCGCGGCCGAGACCGGCGTGGACATGGCGCTCATCGACGCGGCCAACGGCGGCGCCGACCTGGCGCCCGACGCGCAGCTCAAGTGCTACATCAAGTGCGTGATGGAGACGGCGGGCATGTTCACGGACGGCGCCGTGGACGTGGAGGCCGTGCTGGCGCTGCTGCCGGAGGACTTCCGCGCGCGCAACGAGGACAACCTGCGCGCCTGCGGCTCCGTGGCCGGCGCCGACGACTGCGACACCGCCTACCGCACGCAGCTGTGCTGGCAGCAGAAGAACCGCAAGGACTACTTCCTCATCTAGCACGCCTGACACGTTCCACCGTCTCGCTCGCCCTCCCGCTCACTTGGTGCACGATAGTCTTTTAAGTGTATGTAACTGTGTTTATGTTAGTTAAGCGACAAATAAATTTTCCAGAGATTCCaacttctatttttttatatgtatagaaTAACATTGAATAACAACTTTGTTTCAAGAGTGACATAAACAGGACACACCTACATCAATATTTAAGGAAGAAAACATAAAtgacattctatttatttattgtagttccattcatttaaaatttacaACTACTTGAGGTCAACTGATGTAACACTCATAATTCATGTGTACACAGAAATAAACTGGGGTTTTATGATATACATAATAACTTATTATGTTGCATTCTAAGTTTATTAGCAATGACAATCATCCAACTACTATTACCTACTCTTTGGACAGATTGACATTATGCCAAATATGTGTAACATCATTGCATACAGCTGATACTTCATTATTAGTAAATAGGAATGTTTCAATCAAATTTTAACTGGTGTACtctcatttaatttattttccaaatccAAATCTTACCATCCCGTCCCTATACTACATGTATACTCATCTATCAAGAAAGCTGTGTGGTCAGATGGTCACCACAATTCACAGaaataaaggagaatgggcgaaactggtccaggaacctccactgatgaaaattatatttatgtaatgaaagcttatgctttccctattattctggcaaagttctatcagattctgtcccggg from Pectinophora gossypiella chromosome 22, ilPecGoss1.1, whole genome shotgun sequence carries:
- the LOC126376980 gene encoding general odorant-binding protein 69a-like produces the protein MWARVVPVLCVLAAALRGAHAHLDGEMAELAKMLRDNCAAETGVDMALIDAANGGADLAPDAQLKCYIKCVMETAGMFTDGAVDVEAVLALLPEDFRARNEDNLRACGSVAGADDCDTAYRTQLCWQQKNRKDYFLI